From Bacillota bacterium, a single genomic window includes:
- the thiD gene encoding bifunctional hydroxymethylpyrimidine kinase/phosphomethylpyrimidine kinase: MKTVLTIAGSDCSGGAGIQADLKTFTVHRVYGMSVITALTAQNTTGVYGVMEVEPEFVGHQLDCIFTDIPPDAVKIGMVANREIIRVIGEKLREYGAKNVVVDPVMVATSGGKLLDDLAIATLVKELIQLATVITPNIPEAESLTGITIRNREDMVRAARELAPYTRGAVLVKGGHLSDVADDLLYMKSEIHWLRAPKIDNENTHGTGCTLSSAIACNLALGYDLLESVQRAKEYITGAIAARLNLGQGRGPLNHSYAIR; the protein is encoded by the coding sequence ATGAAGACAGTACTTACCATTGCCGGTTCCGACTGTAGCGGCGGTGCCGGAATCCAGGCAGATCTGAAGACCTTCACGGTCCATCGGGTCTATGGGATGAGCGTGATCACCGCCCTGACGGCCCAGAATACCACCGGGGTCTATGGTGTAATGGAGGTGGAACCGGAGTTTGTAGGTCATCAGTTGGATTGTATCTTCACCGATATCCCGCCCGATGCGGTAAAGATCGGGATGGTGGCAAATAGGGAGATTATCCGTGTCATTGGCGAAAAACTAAGGGAATACGGGGCGAAAAACGTCGTGGTAGATCCGGTGATGGTAGCCACCAGTGGGGGAAAGCTCCTGGACGATCTAGCCATCGCTACCCTCGTCAAGGAGCTTATCCAGTTGGCTACGGTCATCACCCCCAATATCCCTGAAGCCGAAAGCCTGACGGGAATTACCATTAGGAATAGGGAAGATATGGTGCGGGCCGCAAGGGAACTGGCCCCGTATACCAGGGGGGCGGTACTGGTGAAAGGTGGGCATCTGTCAGACGTAGCCGATGATCTTCTCTACATGAAGAGCGAAATTCACTGGTTACGGGCTCCGAAGATCGACAATGAAAACACCCATGGTACCGGTTGTACCCTCTCTTCGGCCATTGCCTGCAACCTGGCCTTGGGCTACGACTTACTGGAAAGCGTCCAGCGGGCCAAGGAGTACATTACCGGTGCCATCGCCGCAAGACTCAATCTAGGTCAGGGCCGGGGCCCATTAAACCATAGTTATGCCATCCGATAG
- a CDS encoding AraC family transcriptional regulator, whose amino-acid sequence MAEEMEDEGVFKGLAQQGLISMLNPRLMCLRHIHYTTRKTPDQHRHPFFQVCYVLEGRGCVLLNGGRHELVPGDVHVYHPEWSHDIWTSSEKGLGTLDLRFLCDDLPEAQIPSFLRSHTEPILNLLHAIEYEGRNRLPGWQEMAHAYLVQLVTHLIRCFPANTTASSIPQKALKIMQASLPNGISISELAELLHISPTHFSNLFKGTFGKAPQQYLTELKLEYVKHKLLTQPNMRIRELSAACGWRDQRHFRELFKTYTGRTPSEFRSLYQDGSWEHYTVESYLLFDPSLPMYWISVSSSPGGNSAE is encoded by the coding sequence TTGGCTGAAGAAATGGAAGACGAAGGAGTGTTCAAAGGATTAGCGCAACAAGGATTGATTTCGATGCTAAACCCCCGGCTAATGTGTCTTCGTCACATTCATTACACCACTCGGAAGACCCCAGACCAACACCGACACCCCTTTTTTCAGGTCTGCTACGTGCTGGAAGGACGGGGGTGCGTACTACTTAATGGAGGCCGGCACGAACTTGTCCCCGGAGATGTGCATGTATATCATCCCGAATGGTCTCACGATATCTGGACATCTTCAGAGAAAGGATTAGGCACCTTAGATCTGCGCTTTCTGTGTGATGATTTGCCCGAGGCCCAAATCCCATCGTTTCTGCGTTCCCATACCGAACCGATTCTAAACCTGTTGCACGCCATCGAGTACGAAGGCAGAAACCGATTGCCCGGCTGGCAGGAGATGGCTCATGCTTATCTAGTGCAACTGGTTACCCACCTAATTAGGTGTTTTCCTGCTAACACTACCGCATCATCGATTCCGCAGAAGGCGCTGAAAATTATGCAGGCAAGCCTTCCCAATGGCATTTCCATTTCGGAGTTGGCCGAACTGCTGCACATCAGTCCCACCCATTTTTCCAACCTTTTTAAGGGGACCTTTGGTAAGGCTCCGCAGCAGTATTTGACTGAATTGAAATTGGAATACGTAAAACACAAACTCCTTACCCAGCCAAATATGAGAATCAGGGAACTGTCAGCAGCTTGTGGATGGCGAGATCAACGGCATTTCCGCGAGCTTTTTAAGACTTATACAGGCCGGACTCCTTCAGAATTTCGTAGTCTGTACCAGGACGGTTCCTGGGAGCATTATACGGTAGAAAGTTACCTTCTGTTTGATCCAAGTTTACCGATGTATTGGATATCGGTTTCGTCCTCTCCTGGGGGGAACAGCGCAGAATAG
- the thiE gene encoding thiamine phosphate synthase encodes MRLDKNALQLYAVTDRSWLRGRSFWAVLEEALAAGVTFLQLREKDVDPVTLLKLAKGARSIAERHKVPFVVNDHVDVALACNADGVHIGQGDLPAKDVRRMIGPEKILGVSAQTIEQAIQAEREGADYLGVGTIFPTSTKPDAQPVDLKTLKEICAAVSIPVVAIGGIDAENALQLKGCGLAGIAVVSAIFAQDNIREAVTKLRQVARQVVCHED; translated from the coding sequence TTGAGACTAGATAAAAATGCCCTGCAACTGTATGCGGTGACCGACCGATCTTGGCTGCGGGGTCGTTCCTTTTGGGCCGTGCTGGAAGAGGCCTTGGCGGCGGGAGTAACTTTCTTACAACTGAGGGAAAAGGATGTGGATCCGGTCACCCTGCTGAAATTGGCCAAAGGAGCGCGAAGCATCGCGGAAAGACACAAGGTCCCCTTTGTGGTCAACGATCACGTGGATGTGGCCCTGGCCTGCAATGCCGATGGGGTGCATATTGGGCAAGGGGATTTGCCGGCAAAGGATGTAAGAAGGATGATCGGTCCCGAGAAGATCTTAGGTGTTTCGGCCCAAACGATCGAGCAGGCGATCCAAGCAGAACGGGAGGGCGCAGACTACCTCGGAGTAGGTACCATCTTCCCCACCTCCACCAAACCCGATGCTCAGCCGGTGGACCTGAAGACCCTGAAAGAGATCTGTGCTGCAGTCTCCATCCCTGTGGTCGCCATTGGAGGCATCGACGCAGAGAACGCCTTACAGTTAAAGGGCTGCGGCCTTGCCGGCATTGCCGTGGTCTCGGCCATCTTCGCTCAGGACAACATTCGGGAGGCCGTGACGAAGCTTCGGCAAGTTGCCCGCCAGGTGGTCTGCCATGAAGATTAA
- a CDS encoding DUF2357 domain-containing protein has protein sequence MATQPKLPFSLALVLHPEGERRVLNLEKFTTDEASAEVSAYFLEYTDCDLEFRAIEEPPEEAWVTIDGFDALFNTQREGLVDRYGRLVLCCNHTLPIQRHNESEFPWIPGNYRVEVRWGDVSYFTVLNVRPKHFKAERLEIMRQELEEYVVGLTLDLIRKNQGLGHGELASFMPARYYQYQLLEKYFPTLNAALADVVTRPNHAVRKQYEVTDRPGQRPKDARSYRWQSSHRGYARNGGNGPNQRFALVPRSTVDYDLPENRWAKKIVSSFIEIMHEIAESIEQLLERREELPQIARVKAEQQLATVQRLQARLRSVLAEPFFQEVCAQGVCPYTPALQWDGRYRTLYRFWWDLLNHSHVQVNATFEYQWKKTDLLWEYWCLVKTLQALQSIGFTPESGWIYDHRWRFPDRVFIPSIPKGTKVLMRRGRETLAVYYEEELPTLRQTALDMGALLYLTSNHNLPDIRLDYAIDGQYQFSVIVEAKYRRRWHIWRMDGVGNGTWTDTMHQLKDYLSIRRTDDEMRRAVKELIVLYPKDQYFDVAVHETGTDIVLVQLQPGNSDHHYVKHLAQLWPPDSGK, from the coding sequence ATGGCTACACAGCCTAAATTACCTTTTTCTCTGGCGCTGGTGCTGCATCCCGAAGGGGAACGTCGGGTCCTGAATCTGGAGAAATTCACCACCGATGAAGCCTCCGCGGAGGTGTCCGCCTATTTCCTGGAATATACCGACTGTGACTTGGAGTTTCGCGCCATTGAGGAACCCCCAGAGGAGGCCTGGGTGACCATCGATGGTTTCGATGCTTTGTTTAATACCCAGCGGGAAGGCTTAGTGGACCGGTATGGTAGGCTAGTGTTGTGTTGTAATCATACGTTACCGATTCAGCGACACAATGAAAGCGAGTTTCCGTGGATTCCCGGCAACTACCGGGTGGAGGTCCGCTGGGGGGACGTTTCCTATTTCACAGTCCTTAACGTGCGCCCTAAACACTTCAAAGCCGAGCGCCTCGAGATTATGCGCCAAGAACTGGAAGAGTACGTTGTAGGCCTTACCCTAGACCTCATCCGGAAAAACCAGGGCTTGGGTCACGGGGAGCTTGCCTCCTTCATGCCCGCACGGTACTATCAGTACCAGCTGTTGGAGAAATACTTCCCGACTCTGAACGCGGCTTTGGCCGATGTGGTGACTAGGCCCAACCATGCGGTGCGAAAGCAATATGAAGTGACGGACCGACCCGGACAAAGACCCAAGGATGCCCGGTCCTACCGGTGGCAAAGCTCCCACCGGGGTTATGCCCGCAATGGGGGGAATGGTCCCAACCAACGTTTTGCTTTGGTACCCCGATCCACGGTGGACTATGACCTACCGGAGAATCGGTGGGCGAAGAAGATCGTGTCCAGTTTCATCGAGATCATGCACGAGATCGCGGAAAGCATTGAACAGCTTTTGGAGCGGAGGGAGGAGTTGCCCCAGATCGCCCGGGTAAAGGCTGAGCAGCAATTGGCCACCGTTCAAAGGCTGCAAGCCCGCCTTCGTTCCGTCTTGGCGGAACCCTTTTTCCAGGAGGTCTGTGCCCAGGGGGTTTGCCCCTATACACCGGCCCTACAATGGGACGGACGGTACCGGACTTTGTACCGTTTTTGGTGGGATCTTCTCAACCATAGCCATGTACAGGTGAACGCCACCTTTGAGTACCAGTGGAAAAAGACCGATCTGCTATGGGAATACTGGTGCCTGGTGAAGACCCTGCAGGCTTTACAAAGCATTGGTTTTACACCTGAAAGTGGCTGGATCTACGACCACCGGTGGCGGTTTCCGGACCGGGTTTTCATCCCTTCCATTCCCAAGGGCACCAAGGTATTGATGCGCCGGGGCAGGGAGACCTTGGCGGTGTACTACGAAGAAGAGCTTCCCACCCTTCGGCAGACCGCCCTGGACATGGGAGCATTGCTTTATCTGACAAGCAATCACAACCTACCGGACATTAGGCTTGATTACGCCATCGATGGGCAGTATCAGTTTTCGGTGATTGTGGAGGCGAAATACCGACGCCGGTGGCACATTTGGCGCATGGATGGGGTAGGAAACGGCACTTGGACAGACACGATGCACCAGCTGAAGGACTACCTTAGCATTCGCCGGACCGATGATGAAATGCGCCGGGCGGTGAAGGAATTGATCGTGTTATACCCTAAGGATCAGTATTTCGATGTGGCCGTGCACGAAACCGGCACTGATATTGTCCTTGTTCAGTTGCAGCCGGGAAACTCTGACCATCACTACGTAAAGCACTTGGCGCAATTGTGGCCGCCGGACAGTGGGAAATAG
- a CDS encoding HAD family phosphatase, whose amino-acid sequence MKIKGAIFDLDGTLLDSMALWDQLGEEYLRRGGYIPLRNTAQVLRTMTLEQAASYLRQTYKMAKSPEEIIGELLQLIAENYRCHIPLKPGVQPLLAQLKERQVKMCIATATDHDLAQAALARLDVLHYFDFIVTCSQLRMGKDDPQFFGQVLERLGTPLGETVVFEDALHAVAGAKAAGLFVVAVYDISAHEDRAALQATADLYLNSFTDWRWI is encoded by the coding sequence ATGAAGATTAAAGGTGCGATCTTCGACCTCGATGGGACCCTCCTTGACTCCATGGCCCTTTGGGACCAGTTGGGAGAAGAGTATCTCAGACGTGGGGGGTATATCCCCCTTCGGAATACCGCACAGGTCCTTAGAACCATGACCTTGGAGCAGGCGGCGAGCTATTTGCGCCAAACCTACAAGATGGCAAAATCTCCAGAAGAGATCATTGGCGAGCTTTTACAGTTAATTGCCGAAAACTACCGGTGTCACATCCCCCTGAAACCAGGGGTACAACCTCTGTTGGCACAGCTGAAGGAACGCCAAGTGAAGATGTGCATTGCCACCGCAACAGACCACGACCTGGCCCAGGCCGCTTTAGCGCGGCTGGACGTTCTGCACTATTTCGACTTTATCGTCACCTGTTCCCAGCTGCGCATGGGCAAGGACGATCCTCAGTTTTTTGGACAAGTCCTGGAACGTTTAGGCACACCCTTGGGGGAAACGGTAGTGTTCGAAGATGCCCTGCATGCGGTTGCCGGTGCTAAGGCCGCGGGGCTGTTTGTGGTAGCGGTATACGATATAAGCGCCCATGAAGATCGAGCTGCCCTCCAGGCCACAGCGGATCTTTACCTTAATTCCTTTACAGATTGGCGGTGGATATGA
- a CDS encoding beta-glucuronidase gives MQGIVRSFVQHSVRKQRALHGLWDFSIEDKSFQDRLTVPQCWDTTIRYYDYRGKAYYRRIFRTEGLPVCRLRFFGVSHTAQVWVDGRLVGSHFGAYTPFSVILTNLEPGEHELIVEVDNSFGDDVALYYEFYDWHIYGGIIRPVVLEELPEVFVDRVQVKTLELREEAATVSFSLFLQNTSTTQVEEQISLRVLADNLPVVEETLEQNLKPGVNTLEITKVIQNPRLWSLEDPFLYYVEVTTSGDDLRDRFGIRTIQAEGQRVLLNGVPVKLLGFNRHDDHPDWGAAVPVEIMLKDLEIVKEAGGNFLRGSHYPYPEIFLDLLDEQGILFGEECSHWGLKEGHMLHPRFLEQSKQCITEMITAHYNHPSIIIWGLLNECASNLATTRPVYEELIGHIRALDESRLVTYAGFHPGSDVCLDLVDIVSINNYTGWYVQRIDEIPTWYEGFRQWLEKIGQGNKPFILSEFGVGAVAGVRSFYKVRWSEDYQYEFFHKALEYYLQRADVTGVAVWQFCDTRTSASLFLTRPGSRNNKGVVDRFRQPKDGFYAVRDAFMKYRQKEV, from the coding sequence ATGCAGGGAATTGTGAGGAGTTTTGTACAGCATAGTGTCCGTAAACAGAGGGCTCTCCACGGTCTTTGGGATTTTTCCATTGAAGACAAGTCCTTCCAGGACCGCTTGACGGTGCCCCAGTGCTGGGATACGACTATTCGCTATTACGACTATCGCGGTAAGGCCTATTATCGAAGAATTTTCCGCACTGAAGGACTTCCCGTGTGTCGACTCAGGTTCTTTGGTGTGTCCCATACGGCACAAGTGTGGGTGGACGGTCGCCTCGTGGGTTCCCATTTCGGGGCCTATACACCCTTTTCCGTTATTCTGACAAATCTGGAACCAGGTGAACATGAGCTCATCGTCGAGGTGGACAACTCCTTCGGTGACGATGTGGCCTTGTATTACGAATTCTATGATTGGCATATCTATGGCGGCATCATCCGTCCCGTGGTCCTCGAAGAATTGCCGGAAGTCTTCGTGGATCGGGTTCAGGTAAAGACGTTGGAACTAAGGGAAGAGGCGGCAACCGTGTCCTTTTCCCTGTTCCTCCAGAACACCTCCACCACCCAAGTGGAGGAACAGATTTCGTTGAGGGTCTTGGCGGATAATCTCCCGGTGGTTGAAGAAACACTGGAACAGAATCTTAAGCCCGGCGTCAATACGCTGGAAATTACTAAGGTGATCCAAAACCCTCGGTTGTGGTCCCTGGAGGATCCCTTCCTTTACTACGTGGAAGTCACCACCAGTGGCGATGATTTACGGGACCGGTTCGGGATCCGCACCATCCAGGCGGAAGGTCAGCGGGTTTTACTGAACGGTGTTCCGGTAAAGCTGTTGGGCTTTAACCGGCACGATGACCATCCCGATTGGGGGGCTGCGGTCCCTGTAGAGATTATGCTCAAGGACCTTGAGATCGTGAAGGAAGCCGGGGGCAATTTCTTGCGGGGTTCCCATTATCCCTATCCGGAGATCTTCTTAGACCTTTTGGATGAGCAGGGGATCTTGTTCGGGGAGGAATGCAGCCATTGGGGATTGAAGGAAGGACACATGCTCCATCCCCGCTTCCTAGAACAGAGTAAGCAATGCATTACCGAGATGATTACCGCCCATTATAATCATCCATCCATCATAATCTGGGGTTTGTTAAACGAGTGTGCGAGTAATCTGGCCACCACCCGTCCAGTATATGAGGAGCTGATTGGACATATCCGGGCTTTGGACGAGAGCAGGCTGGTTACCTATGCCGGTTTCCACCCCGGAAGTGATGTTTGTTTGGATCTAGTGGACATCGTTTCCATCAACAATTATACCGGCTGGTATGTGCAAAGGATCGACGAGATCCCCACCTGGTACGAAGGCTTTAGACAATGGTTAGAAAAAATCGGGCAAGGGAACAAACCTTTCATTCTCAGTGAATTCGGTGTAGGGGCGGTCGCGGGAGTGAGAAGCTTCTACAAGGTGCGCTGGAGTGAGGACTACCAGTATGAGTTCTTCCACAAGGCTTTGGAATACTACCTGCAGCGCGCCGACGTCACTGGGGTGGCGGTCTGGCAGTTTTGCGACACCCGAACCAGCGCGTCACTTTTCTTGACCAGACCCGGTTCCCGGAATAACAAGGGTGTGGTGGATCGTTTCCGTCAACCCAAGGATGGCTTTTATGCCGTACGGGACGCGTTCATGAAGTATCGCCAAAAAGAGGTCTGA
- the thiM gene encoding hydroxyethylthiazole kinase, producing MQLERILANVREKSPLVHCITNYVTVNDVANILLACGASPVMADEEEDAQDIVAIADGLVINIGTLNRRTINSMGQAGKRANELKRPVVLDPVGAGASNLRTKTTFQLLEEIRFAVIRGNISEIKTIAQGAGSTRGVDADLKDAITEKNLERIVPWVKELSNRLGAIIAITGAIDVVADPQVAYVIRNGHPLMSRITGTGCMLTALIGAFVAANPDETLRATATAVAAMGLCGELAYQMTVRHGTGTGSFRTYLIDTMSQLDGKTLRGGVRVETR from the coding sequence ATGCAATTGGAAAGAATCCTAGCTAATGTACGAGAAAAGTCACCTTTAGTCCACTGTATCACCAATTATGTGACGGTCAATGATGTGGCCAATATCCTTTTAGCTTGTGGCGCATCTCCGGTGATGGCCGACGAGGAAGAAGATGCACAGGACATCGTGGCCATTGCCGATGGATTGGTGATTAACATCGGCACGTTGAACCGGCGCACTATCAATTCCATGGGACAAGCAGGCAAAAGGGCAAATGAATTGAAGCGCCCAGTGGTACTAGATCCCGTGGGTGCCGGCGCTTCGAATCTACGCACCAAGACCACTTTCCAACTGCTGGAGGAGATCAGGTTTGCTGTCATCCGTGGGAATATCTCGGAGATAAAGACCATCGCCCAAGGTGCAGGAAGTACTCGGGGTGTTGATGCGGACCTCAAGGACGCCATCACCGAGAAAAACCTAGAGCGGATAGTGCCTTGGGTGAAGGAGCTGAGCAATAGACTCGGTGCGATCATTGCCATCACTGGTGCCATCGATGTGGTGGCGGATCCCCAGGTCGCTTACGTCATCCGCAATGGACATCCTCTGATGTCCCGAATCACTGGGACCGGTTGCATGCTTACCGCCCTCATTGGAGCCTTCGTTGCCGCCAACCCAGATGAAACTCTCCGGGCCACCGCGACGGCCGTGGCCGCCATGGGGCTTTGTGGAGAGCTAGCCTACCAGATGACTGTTCGGCATGGGACCGGTACAGGTTCCTTCCGCACTTATCTTATCGATACCATGAGTCAACTAGACGGCAAGACCCTGCGGGGAGGCGTGAGAGTTGAGACTAGATAA